CGCTGGATGCTATGGATGTGAAGCTAACAACTGCCACAGATGATACGATCACGGCAGTGGTAGATGGCAAAACGATTACACTTAAAAGCAAGCTTACACGTATCAACGGTGTAACGTATGCTCCAATCCGCATCGTTGGTGATGCAGCAGGTTACGAAGTTCGCTGGGATGCTGCAACGCGCACGGTGCTGTTGGTATCCAAAGGTGGAGCAACTGAAACTGCTCAAACCGGTGGACGTGGCTTCATGTGGGAAGTTGAAAGCAATGGCAACACGGTCTATCTGGTAGGGTCCATGCATATTGCTGATGAGAGCTTCTATCCATTGCGTCCGGAGTTTGAAGAAGCCTTTGCGGAAGCTGACTATCTCGGGGTAGAGATTGATATTAGCAAAGCCGCTGATGAAGAGCAGCAAAAGCTGGTTCTAAGTCTGGGTTCGTATCAAGATGGAACAACACTGAAAGACCACATTTCCAGTGAAACGTATACTAAGCTGGGTGATGTATTGAAGAAAAATGGTCTGGAGTCTAACGCCTTGGATGCATTTAAGCCTTGGGTAGTAGAGAGCACACTTGCAAGTTTGAAGTCCACAACGGCAGGATATGAAGCGTCAGCAGGAGTGGATCTGTATTTCATCCAGAAAGCGATCGAGCGCAAACTTCCAGTTATTGAGTTGGAGAGTTATCAATCTCAACTTGGCATGTTTAACGACTTTTCCAAAGAAACACAAGAGAAAACACTGAAAGCGACAATCGAAAACTTCGACGTGTTGGATAACAGTGTGAAAGAAATGGCTGAGATGTGGAAAACGGGTAATGACGAGCAACTGCTTGAACTGACAAACAGCTTCTCCACTAACGAGGAATATAACAAAGCAATGCTGGTTGATCGTAACATTGGTATGGCGGACAAAATCGATGGTTACTTGAAAAACGGCAAAGGTGAGGAGTATTTCATTGTTGTTGGTGCGGCACACTACTTGGGCGATCACGGCATCGTGAAACTGCTTGAGTATAAAGGATATAAAGTAGAACGGAAATAAATATAGATTACTATAGAAGGTAACCCTTTCGTCTCGAATATAAGAGTTGAGAGGGTTGCCTTCTTATATATAGAAGAAAGACAGATTTAAATAAAGAAGATTAAGCTGCAGGATAATAAAATTGAACCTAAGAGTTCATGGTAGATTGAAGGTCCTTAATATGGTTAGATCGTGGATTTGATAAGTTTTGAAATTAACTCTTTACAAGTGTGTGTTCTACATGGTATATTCTATTTCCGGCCAAAAAAAACACGAGATATACGGTGGGGCAAGCGATTGAAATAAGCTTCGAAAGAAACTTAAAAAAAGAGCTTGCAAAGTTGGTTCGGACATGATATTATATAAGAGTTGCTGAAGAGAACAACATTCGGTAACGAAACAAGTTTGATCTTTGAAAACTGAACAACGAGTGAGTAAACATTCTGCTTGCAGAATGAAACGCGAAAGTTTGAGACAAGCCTTGGCTTGGATCGGCTGGAGCACAAATGAGATTTTTAATCTCGTCAGATTCAAAATGAGCTTATCGCTCTTTTCAATACTTTATTGGAGAGTTTGATCCTGGCTCAGGACGAACGCTGGCGGCATGCCTAATACATGCAAGTCGAGCGGACTTGAAGAGAAGCTTGCTTCTCTGATGGTTAGCGGCGGACGGGTGAGTAACACGTAGGCAACCTGCCCTCAAGTTTGGGACAACTACCGGAAACGGTAGCTAATACCGAATAATTGTTTTCTTCGCCTGAAGGAAACTGGAAAGACGGAGCAATCTGTCACTTGGGGATGGGCCTGCGGCGCATTAGCTAGTTGGTGAGGTAACGGCTCACCAAGGCGACGATGCGTAGCCGACCTGAGAGGGTGATCGGCCACACTGGGACTGAGACACGGCCCAGACTCCTACGGGAGGCAGCAGTAGGGAATCTTCCGCAATGGGCGAAAGCCTGACGGAGCAATGCCGCGTGAGTGATGAAGGTTTTCGGATCGTAAAGCTCTGTTGCCAGGGAAGAACGCTTGGGAGAGTAACTGCTCTCAAGGTGACGGTACCTGAGAAGAAAGCCC
This Paenibacillus xylanexedens DNA region includes the following protein-coding sequences:
- a CDS encoding TraB/GumN family protein is translated as MKNWKRMLLSLTISVGLLASAVPAMAAPQGTSVKVNDQAVKYATGAPILEKGTTLVPLRTTLDAMDVKLTTATDDTITAVVDGKTITLKSKLTRINGVTYAPIRIVGDAAGYEVRWDAATRTVLLVSKGGATETAQTGGRGFMWEVESNGNTVYLVGSMHIADESFYPLRPEFEEAFAEADYLGVEIDISKAADEEQQKLVLSLGSYQDGTTLKDHISSETYTKLGDVLKKNGLESNALDAFKPWVVESTLASLKSTTAGYEASAGVDLYFIQKAIERKLPVIELESYQSQLGMFNDFSKETQEKTLKATIENFDVLDNSVKEMAEMWKTGNDEQLLELTNSFSTNEEYNKAMLVDRNIGMADKIDGYLKNGKGEEYFIVVGAAHYLGDHGIVKLLEYKGYKVERK